Proteins from a single region of Streptomyces sp. HUAS 15-9:
- a CDS encoding GAF domain-containing protein: MSYEPPRPVRGLLLTPEDREAPARTHRLRRLGLGERPEPALDAFACRLAEHTGAPYAMVNFIDEERQFFAGLRTPGAGPVVLPDGTRPEVGRYMPRDHGFCPHVVVRRKALVLEDVCDYPRFAGNPVVDTYGIRSYLGAPLIDSTGMVLGTVCVADIEPRHWGKPGLETIKATAVELAAGLERLEGSTGA, translated from the coding sequence ATGAGCTACGAGCCGCCGCGCCCGGTCAGGGGTCTGCTGCTCACCCCCGAGGACCGAGAGGCCCCCGCCCGCACCCACAGACTGCGCCGACTCGGCCTGGGGGAGCGCCCGGAGCCCGCCCTCGACGCCTTCGCGTGCCGCCTCGCCGAGCACACCGGCGCGCCGTACGCCATGGTCAACTTCATCGACGAGGAGCGGCAGTTCTTCGCCGGCCTGCGCACCCCGGGCGCCGGACCGGTCGTGCTGCCCGACGGCACGAGGCCCGAAGTGGGCCGCTATATGCCCCGCGACCACGGCTTCTGCCCCCATGTGGTGGTCCGGCGCAAGGCGCTGGTGCTGGAGGACGTGTGCGACTACCCGCGGTTCGCGGGCAACCCGGTCGTCGACACGTACGGCATCCGCTCCTATCTGGGAGCCCCGCTCATCGACAGCACGGGCATGGTGCTGGGCACCGTGTGCGTCGCCGACATCGAGCCCCGGCACTGGGGCAAGCCCGGTCTGGAGACCATCAAGGCGACGGCCGTGGAACTCGCCGCGGGTCTTGAGCGGCTCGAGGGGTCCACGGGGGCGTGA
- the tdh gene encoding L-threonine 3-dehydrogenase, whose translation MKALVKEKAEPGLWLTDVPEPTVGPGDVLIKVQRTGICGTDLHIRSWDGWARQTIRTPLVVGHEFVGEVVGTGRDVTDIKVGDRVSGEGHLVCGKCRNCLAGRRHLCRATIGLGVGRDGAFAEYVALPATNVWVHRVPVDLDVAAIFDPFGNAVHTALSFPLVGEDVLITGAGPIGLMAAAVARHAGARNVVITDVSEERLQLARKIGVSLAIDVAQSSIADGQRELGLREGFDIGLEMSGRAEAMRDMIANMTHGGRIAMLGLPTQEFPVDWARIVTSMITIKGIYGREMFETWYAMSVLLEAGLDLSPVITGRYDYRDFEAAFADAASGKGGKVILDWTA comes from the coding sequence TTGAAGGCGCTGGTCAAGGAGAAGGCGGAGCCCGGGCTGTGGCTCACGGACGTCCCCGAGCCCACGGTCGGACCCGGTGACGTACTGATCAAGGTCCAGCGGACCGGCATCTGCGGCACCGACCTGCACATCCGGTCCTGGGACGGCTGGGCCCGGCAGACGATCCGCACCCCGCTCGTGGTCGGACACGAGTTCGTCGGCGAGGTCGTCGGGACCGGCCGGGACGTCACCGACATCAAGGTGGGCGACCGGGTCAGCGGCGAGGGCCATCTGGTGTGCGGCAAGTGCCGCAACTGCCTGGCCGGCCGCCGTCATCTCTGCCGGGCCACCATCGGGCTCGGCGTCGGCAGGGACGGGGCGTTCGCCGAGTACGTCGCCCTGCCCGCCACCAACGTCTGGGTGCACCGCGTCCCCGTCGACCTCGATGTCGCCGCGATCTTCGATCCGTTCGGCAACGCCGTGCACACGGCGCTGTCCTTCCCGCTGGTCGGCGAGGACGTCCTGATCACCGGCGCCGGACCGATCGGCCTGATGGCCGCGGCGGTGGCCCGGCACGCCGGCGCCCGCAACGTCGTGATCACCGACGTCAGCGAGGAGCGCCTGCAACTGGCGCGGAAGATCGGGGTGAGCCTCGCGATCGATGTGGCCCAGTCGAGCATCGCCGACGGGCAGCGCGAACTCGGCCTGCGCGAGGGCTTCGACATCGGCCTGGAGATGTCCGGCCGCGCCGAGGCGATGCGCGACATGATCGCCAACATGACGCACGGCGGCCGGATCGCCATGCTCGGCCTGCCGACGCAGGAGTTCCCCGTCGACTGGGCCCGGATCGTCACCTCGATGATCACCATCAAGGGCATCTACGGCCGCGAGATGTTCGAGACCTGGTACGCGATGTCGGTGCTGCTGGAAGCCGGCCTCGACCTGTCCCCCGTGATCACCGGCCGATACGACTACCGCGACTTCGAGGCGGCGTTCGCCGACGCGGCGAGCGGCAAGGGCGGCAAGGTCATCCTCGACTGGACTGCGTAA
- a CDS encoding LysR family transcriptional regulator encodes MIEARRLHILRAVADHRTVTAAAAALYLTPSAVSQQLAALEQETGHRLVERSAKGVRLTPAGEILLGHTNAVLAQLERAEAELAAYGSGEAGTVTVAAFATGIAQVVAPAVARLAQAAPGIRIRVQDTEGDASLPMVLDRQVDVAVAVEYRGAPPADDPRLTHVPLYAEPFDAVVPVTHRLADATEVPLAELAKDTWIGPYPGNPCHDVVVLACESAGFQPRLEHSSDDFRAVVALASADAGVALVPRSALRGMDLTGVVVRPVDGVAPTRRVFAAVRRGAEGHPLIRQVLDALGEAAQA; translated from the coding sequence ATGATCGAAGCGCGGCGGCTCCACATCCTGCGTGCGGTGGCGGACCACCGCACCGTGACAGCGGCTGCCGCCGCGCTCTATCTCACGCCCTCGGCCGTCTCCCAGCAGCTGGCGGCCCTGGAGCAGGAGACCGGCCACCGGCTGGTCGAGCGCAGCGCCAAGGGCGTACGGCTGACTCCGGCCGGTGAGATCCTGCTCGGGCACACCAACGCCGTCCTCGCCCAGCTGGAGCGGGCCGAGGCGGAGCTCGCGGCGTACGGCTCGGGCGAGGCCGGCACGGTCACGGTCGCCGCCTTCGCGACCGGTATCGCCCAGGTCGTCGCACCCGCGGTGGCCCGGCTCGCGCAGGCGGCGCCCGGCATACGCATCCGCGTCCAGGACACCGAGGGCGACGCAAGCCTGCCCATGGTCCTGGACCGGCAGGTCGATGTCGCGGTCGCCGTCGAGTACCGAGGGGCCCCGCCCGCCGACGACCCGCGGCTGACCCACGTCCCGCTCTACGCCGAGCCCTTCGACGCGGTCGTCCCGGTCACCCACCGCCTCGCCGACGCCACCGAGGTCCCCCTCGCGGAGCTGGCCAAGGACACGTGGATCGGCCCCTACCCCGGCAACCCCTGCCACGACGTCGTCGTCCTGGCCTGTGAGAGCGCCGGATTCCAGCCCCGCCTCGAACACTCCTCGGACGACTTCCGGGCGGTCGTCGCCCTCGCCTCGGCCGACGCGGGCGTCGCCCTCGTCCCCCGCTCCGCCCTGCGCGGCATGGACCTCACGGGCGTGGTGGTCCGCCCCGTCGACGGCGTCGCCCCGACCCGCCGGGTCTTCGCGGCGGTACGGCGGGGAGCCGAGGGCCACCCCTTGATCCGGCAGGTGCTGGACGCACTCGGCGAGGCGGCCCAGGCGTGA
- a CDS encoding glycine C-acetyltransferase, translated as MFDSVRDDLRATLDEIRAAGLHKPERVIDTPQSATVNVSAGGRPGEVLNFCANNYLGLADHPEVIAAAHTALDRWGYGMASVRFICGTQEVHKELEARLSAFLGQEDTILYSSCFDANGGVFETLLDAEDAVISDALNHASIIDGIRLSKARRFRYANRDMADLERQLKEATEGGARRRLIVTDGVFSMDGYVAPLREICDLADRYGAMVMVDDSHAVGFVGPGGRGTPELHGVMDRVDIVTGTLGKALGGASGGYVAARAEIVALLRQRSRPYLFSNTLAPVIAAASLKVIDLLESADDLRVRLTENTALFRRRMTEEGFDVLPGDHAIAPVMIGDAAKAGRLAELLLERGVYVIGFSYPVVPQGQARIRVQLSAAHSTEDVDRAVDAFVAARAELAG; from the coding sequence ATGTTCGACTCCGTGCGCGACGACCTGCGCGCCACCCTCGACGAGATCCGTGCCGCCGGTCTGCACAAGCCCGAGCGCGTCATCGACACCCCGCAGTCCGCGACCGTCAACGTCAGTGCGGGCGGCCGCCCCGGCGAGGTCCTCAACTTCTGCGCCAACAACTACCTCGGCCTCGCCGACCACCCCGAGGTGATCGCCGCGGCCCACACGGCCCTGGACCGCTGGGGCTACGGCATGGCGTCCGTGCGCTTCATCTGCGGTACGCAGGAGGTGCACAAGGAGCTGGAGGCGCGGCTGTCGGCCTTCCTCGGGCAGGAGGACACGATCCTCTACTCCTCCTGCTTCGACGCCAACGGCGGCGTCTTCGAGACGCTGCTCGACGCCGAGGACGCGGTGATCTCCGACGCCCTCAACCACGCCTCGATCATCGACGGCATCCGTCTGTCCAAGGCCCGCCGCTTCCGCTACGCCAACCGCGACATGGCGGACCTGGAGCGGCAGTTGAAGGAGGCCACCGAGGGCGGTGCGCGCCGCAGGCTGATCGTCACGGACGGCGTCTTCTCCATGGACGGCTATGTGGCCCCGCTCCGGGAGATCTGCGACCTGGCCGACCGCTACGGCGCGATGGTCATGGTCGACGACTCGCACGCCGTCGGCTTCGTCGGTCCCGGCGGCCGCGGCACCCCCGAACTGCACGGTGTCATGGACCGCGTCGACATCGTCACCGGCACCCTCGGCAAGGCGCTCGGCGGCGCCTCCGGCGGCTATGTCGCCGCCCGCGCCGAGATCGTGGCCCTGCTGCGCCAGCGCTCGCGGCCGTACCTGTTCTCGAACACGCTCGCCCCGGTGATCGCCGCCGCCTCCCTGAAGGTCATCGACCTGCTGGAGTCGGCCGACGACCTGCGCGTCCGGCTCACCGAGAACACGGCGCTGTTCCGCCGCCGGATGACCGAGGAGGGCTTCGACGTCCTCCCCGGCGACCACGCCATCGCGCCCGTCATGATCGGCGACGCGGCGAAGGCGGGTCGGCTGGCGGAGCTGCTGCTGGAGCGCGGTGTGTATGTGATCGGCTTCTCCTACCCGGTCGTCCCGCAGGGCCAGGCCCGCATCCGCGTCCAGCTGTCCGCCGCCCACTCCACCGAGGACGTCGACCGCGCGGTCGACGCCTTCGTCGCGGCCCGGGCGGAGCTGGCGGGCTGA
- a CDS encoding transketolase family protein, translated as MDTMRDRFAPVVSRILDEDPRVAVVLAEIGKDGFAEARRRHPDRVINVGIREQLLVGAAAGLALTGMRPVVHTFASFLVERPFEQVKLDLGHQDVGAVLVSAAASFDWPAGGYTHMAPGDVALLDTLDGWTVHVPGHPDEAETLLRHAVAAGDDKVYVRLSVQANRQGLPVDGRRFRTVREGRCGVVVAVGPVLDAVLAATEHLDVTVLYATTVRPFDAPALRRATESAGTDVVLVEPYLAGTTTAAVNEALSDVPHRALALGVGRRELRRYGSIEEHIAAHGLDAAGLRDRIAGFVAVPVRG; from the coding sequence ATGGACACCATGCGTGACCGCTTCGCCCCCGTCGTCTCCCGGATCCTCGACGAGGATCCCCGGGTCGCGGTCGTCCTCGCCGAGATCGGCAAGGACGGCTTCGCCGAGGCACGGCGCCGGCATCCGGACCGGGTGATCAACGTCGGTATCCGCGAGCAGCTCCTGGTCGGCGCCGCGGCCGGGCTGGCGCTCACCGGGATGCGGCCGGTCGTGCACACCTTCGCCAGCTTTCTGGTCGAGCGGCCCTTCGAGCAGGTGAAGCTGGACCTGGGGCACCAGGACGTCGGGGCGGTCCTGGTGAGCGCGGCCGCCTCCTTCGACTGGCCCGCCGGCGGGTACACGCACATGGCACCCGGTGACGTGGCACTGCTCGACACCCTGGACGGCTGGACCGTACATGTGCCCGGGCACCCCGACGAGGCCGAGACGCTGCTGCGGCACGCGGTCGCGGCCGGGGACGACAAGGTGTACGTCCGCCTGTCCGTGCAGGCCAACCGGCAGGGCCTCCCGGTGGACGGCCGGCGTTTCCGCACCGTCCGTGAGGGGCGCTGCGGTGTGGTCGTCGCCGTGGGTCCGGTGCTGGACGCCGTCCTGGCCGCCACCGAGCACCTCGATGTCACCGTCCTGTACGCGACGACGGTACGGCCCTTCGACGCGCCCGCACTGCGGCGGGCCACCGAGTCGGCGGGCACGGACGTCGTACTCGTCGAGCCGTATCTCGCCGGGACAACGACGGCCGCCGTGAACGAGGCCCTCTCGGACGTGCCCCACCGGGCGCTCGCACTGGGCGTGGGGCGCCGCGAACTGCGCCGGTACGGAAGCATCGAGGAGCACATCGCCGCGCACGGACTCGACGCGGCAGGCCTGCGGGACCGGATCGCGGGGTTCGTCGCGGTGCCGGTACGGGGGTGA
- a CDS encoding MmcQ/YjbR family DNA-binding protein translates to MPDAEDVRRIALSLPDTTEKIAWSMPTFRVAGKMFATLPEEETSIAVRCPKEERDELVLAEPKKFWIADHEAQFAWVRVRLAALEGEDELRDILADSWRQAAPTRLLDSHPELGLPGGV, encoded by the coding sequence ATGCCGGATGCCGAAGACGTACGCCGTATCGCCCTGTCCCTGCCGGACACCACGGAGAAGATCGCCTGGAGCATGCCCACGTTCCGGGTGGCCGGGAAGATGTTCGCCACGCTGCCCGAGGAGGAGACCTCCATCGCCGTGCGCTGTCCCAAGGAGGAGCGCGACGAACTGGTCCTGGCGGAACCGAAGAAGTTCTGGATCGCCGACCACGAGGCCCAGTTCGCCTGGGTCCGCGTCCGGCTCGCCGCGCTGGAGGGCGAGGACGAACTGCGCGACATCCTCGCCGACTCCTGGCGCCAGGCGGCCCCGACCCGACTCCTCGACTCCCACCCGGAACTGGGGCTGCCGGGCGGGGTGTAA